One Faecalispora anaeroviscerum genomic window carries:
- a CDS encoding glutamate-1-semialdehyde 2,1-aminomutase — MTRSEQLFEEAARYIPGGVNSPLRSFVEMGQTPRFIRRADESRVYDVDGHVYIDFVCSGGAALLGHNPPLVRKAVLEAVQNGLNYEACAEAELKLAKLMVQLVPSVQMVRMVSSVTEAVLSAACVARSVTGRKHLIKFAGCCHGCFEAVESRESSSEVSFLCGCDQWALLAQYNDLSSVELLFEKNKGQVAAVMVEPLAAHMGIVEPEPGFLQGLRELCNQNGAILIFDETVTGFRLALGGAQEYYGVKPDMTVFGEIIGAGLPVGAYGGSRAIMEQLAPVGPVYQTDACNGNPVAMAAGFAQLSAVLAQPLLYENLAREGEKLRAGLRELFPQYTVSGVGSMNSLLFTAGPVKNASDARNSDKGQFVRYFSHMLENGIFIMPSQFKPIFVSGAHTERDVDLFLEASAEFLA; from the coding sequence ATGACACGTTCTGAGCAGTTGTTTGAGGAAGCAGCCCGGTACATTCCCGGCGGGGTAAACAGCCCGCTGCGCTCGTTTGTGGAAATGGGGCAAACGCCGCGGTTTATCCGTCGTGCGGATGAATCTCGCGTTTATGATGTGGATGGTCATGTCTATATTGATTTTGTGTGTTCCGGGGGTGCCGCGCTGTTGGGGCACAATCCTCCTTTAGTGAGAAAGGCTGTGCTGGAGGCGGTACAGAATGGCCTGAATTATGAGGCCTGTGCCGAAGCGGAGCTGAAGCTTGCAAAGCTGATGGTTCAGCTTGTTCCGTCTGTTCAAATGGTACGAATGGTCAGCTCTGTGACCGAAGCAGTTTTAAGTGCGGCTTGCGTGGCTCGCAGCGTAACAGGAAGAAAGCACCTGATTAAATTCGCCGGGTGCTGCCATGGCTGCTTTGAAGCTGTGGAGAGCAGGGAGAGCTCCTCTGAGGTTTCTTTTCTCTGCGGCTGTGATCAGTGGGCGCTTCTGGCACAATATAATGATTTAAGCAGTGTGGAACTTTTATTTGAAAAGAACAAGGGTCAGGTCGCGGCGGTGATGGTAGAGCCGCTTGCGGCACACATGGGAATCGTTGAGCCCGAACCAGGATTTTTACAGGGGCTGCGGGAGCTCTGCAATCAAAACGGAGCCATTCTGATTTTTGACGAAACGGTCACCGGGTTTCGGCTGGCTCTTGGTGGCGCTCAGGAATACTATGGAGTAAAGCCGGACATGACTGTTTTTGGGGAGATCATCGGAGCAGGACTGCCGGTGGGCGCATATGGTGGAAGCAGGGCGATCATGGAGCAGCTGGCCCCCGTGGGGCCTGTGTACCAGACGGATGCCTGTAATGGAAACCCGGTGGCAATGGCGGCAGGGTTTGCTCAGCTGAGTGCGGTATTGGCCCAGCCTCTTTTATATGAAAATCTGGCTAGAGAAGGGGAGAAGCTGAGGGCGGGTCTGCGAGAGCTGTTCCCACAGTATACAGTCAGCGGTGTTGGCTCTATGAACAGCCTGCTCTTTACGGCTGGCCCTGTCAAAAATGCCAGCGATGCCAGAAATAGTGACAAAGGACAGTTTGTCCGCTACTTTTCTCATATGCTGGAAAACGGTATTTTTATTATGCCATCTCAGTTCAAGCCTATCTTTGTATCCGGTGCTCATACGGAGCGCGATGTAGACCTGTTTTTGGAGGCCTCGGCGGAGTTTTTAGCGTAA
- the ahpC gene encoding alkyl hydroperoxide reductase subunit C produces MTNLIGRELPDFKLQAYHQGELKEITREQLEGQWSILFFYPADFSFVCPTELGDLADHYKDFQKIDVEVYSVSTDSQFVHKAWADASETIQKIQYPMLADRAGALSKELGIYVESGGLALRGTFIVNPQGKIVAYEVNDLGIGRNAEELLRKVQAAQFVDKHGDQVCPAKWKPGEKTLSPSLNLVGKL; encoded by the coding sequence ATGACAAACTTAATTGGACGTGAACTACCGGACTTTAAACTGCAGGCGTACCATCAGGGCGAGCTGAAAGAAATTACCCGTGAGCAACTGGAGGGTCAGTGGAGTATCCTTTTCTTCTACCCGGCTGATTTTTCATTTGTTTGCCCCACAGAGCTCGGCGATCTGGCAGATCATTATAAAGATTTTCAGAAAATTGACGTAGAGGTGTATTCTGTATCGACCGACAGCCAATTTGTTCATAAGGCTTGGGCAGATGCCTCTGAGACCATTCAGAAAATTCAATATCCGATGCTGGCCGACCGGGCCGGGGCGCTCTCCAAAGAGCTTGGCATCTATGTAGAATCTGGCGGTTTGGCGCTGCGCGGTACCTTTATTGTAAACCCGCAGGGCAAGATCGTAGCCTATGAGGTGAATGATCTTGGGATAGGGCGAAACGCAGAAGAGCTTCTACGCAAGGTGCAGGCAGCCCAGTTTGTCGACAAGCACGGCGACCAGGTTTGCCCGGCCAAGTGGAAGCCCGGTGAGAAAACACTTTCGCCCAGCCTGAATCTGGTTGGTAAGCTGTAA
- a CDS encoding FAD-dependent oxidoreductase: MNPIYDLIIIGAGSAGLAAGVYAGRAKLKTLILEKSNPGGQVGNTAEVVNYPGIRRTGGPELVEEMKNHVRDFGVKIETAEIERVELSGEIKKLYSPSGTYQSRAVIIATGASPRHGGFQGEELYSGHGVAYCATCDGEFFSGLDIFVIGGGFAAAEEAIYLTRFAKSVTIIVRGKEFSCARTVAEKAIAHPKITVKYNTLLERVEGDTLLRKAYFKDKLTGETNVYDAGEKGTFGVFVFVGYDPATELFRGQVDMDELGYILTDDAMHTSLPGVFAAGDLRPKLLRQIVTAVADGAVAATSAEKYITKEKERLGLPMFEDHAATAEPEPEPEQKKEKGENRASASDGTYLSGELKEQLTQVFQRLKKEMTIVTVVDSSNQKSLELEGFLREIESLSSLIHLRVLARGEDPELEQALGIERYPVAAFLDENSSFSGVKFSGVPGGHEINSFVLGILHLAAEDKLTPEQLEKIRQLPPNTTLKIGVTLACPYCPDVVAAAQSIAIASGGNVTAEMMDIALFPEIREQYQIMSVPALIVNSNVQPTFGAQSFDQVLQKAIEG, from the coding sequence ATGAATCCGATTTACGATTTGATTATTATCGGAGCCGGCAGTGCGGGGCTGGCTGCCGGTGTTTATGCGGGACGTGCAAAGCTCAAGACGCTGATTTTGGAAAAAAGTAATCCGGGAGGCCAGGTGGGTAATACAGCGGAGGTTGTGAACTATCCTGGCATCCGCAGAACCGGCGGTCCGGAACTCGTGGAAGAAATGAAAAATCACGTTCGGGATTTTGGAGTTAAAATTGAAACGGCCGAAATCGAACGTGTCGAATTATCCGGAGAGATTAAAAAGCTCTATTCGCCCTCCGGAACCTACCAAAGCCGCGCGGTGATCATTGCGACCGGAGCGTCCCCGCGCCATGGCGGATTTCAAGGGGAAGAGCTTTATAGTGGGCACGGAGTTGCGTACTGCGCAACCTGCGACGGCGAATTTTTCAGCGGACTCGATATTTTTGTGATCGGTGGTGGATTTGCCGCGGCCGAAGAGGCGATTTATCTGACCCGCTTTGCCAAATCGGTTACGATTATTGTTCGCGGTAAAGAGTTCAGCTGTGCCAGAACGGTGGCGGAGAAAGCAATTGCACACCCAAAGATTACTGTAAAGTATAATACCTTGCTGGAAAGGGTGGAAGGAGATACCTTGCTGCGCAAGGCGTACTTTAAGGATAAGCTTACGGGAGAAACCAACGTGTACGATGCTGGGGAAAAGGGAACCTTCGGTGTGTTCGTTTTTGTAGGGTATGACCCCGCCACCGAGCTGTTCCGCGGACAGGTGGATATGGACGAGCTTGGCTACATTTTGACCGACGACGCCATGCACACCAGTTTGCCTGGCGTTTTTGCCGCCGGTGACCTGCGCCCGAAGCTGCTTCGCCAGATTGTTACCGCAGTGGCTGACGGTGCAGTGGCGGCCACCTCGGCTGAAAAGTATATTACCAAGGAAAAGGAACGCTTAGGTCTTCCGATGTTTGAGGATCATGCGGCAACGGCTGAGCCTGAGCCGGAACCGGAACAAAAGAAAGAGAAGGGGGAGAATCGTGCCTCTGCTTCGGATGGAACCTATTTGAGTGGTGAGCTGAAAGAACAGCTTACACAGGTATTCCAGCGTCTGAAAAAAGAGATGACGATTGTCACTGTAGTTGATTCCTCGAATCAGAAATCCTTGGAGCTGGAGGGCTTCCTTCGTGAAATTGAATCACTTAGCTCGTTGATTCACCTGCGTGTGCTGGCTAGGGGAGAAGATCCGGAGCTGGAGCAAGCACTTGGAATCGAGCGCTATCCCGTTGCCGCTTTTCTGGATGAGAACAGCAGCTTCAGCGGGGTGAAATTCAGTGGGGTTCCCGGCGGGCACGAAATCAATTCGTTTGTGCTGGGCATTCTCCATTTGGCCGCAGAGGATAAGCTGACTCCGGAGCAGTTGGAGAAAATCCGTCAGCTTCCTCCCAATACAACGCTAAAGATTGGTGTAACGCTTGCCTGCCCCTATTGCCCCGACGTTGTCGCGGCGGCTCAGTCGATTGCGATTGCCAGCGGCGGAAACGTTACGGCGGAGATGATGGATATTGCCCTGTTCCCGGAGATTCGGGAGCAATATCAGATCATGAGCGTTCCCGCTCTGATCGTCAACAGCAATGTGCAACCTACCTTTGGGGCGCAGTCGTTTGATCAGGTTCTCCAGAAGGCAATTGAGGGCTAA
- the bioB gene encoding biotin synthase BioB: protein MGIVQIWKNKILSGEEIDCAGAEALLEAPLEELCEAANEIREKLNGNTLDTCSILNGKSGLCTENCKYCAQARGHNTGVEEYPLLTVARIVEEGLQTADAGVDRFSVVTSGVRVSDSEVDALCRAYAKIHEQSDIQLCASHGLINYEQFLRLKDAGITRIHNNLETSRRFFPQVCTTHTYDDKINTIRAAQKAGLEICSGGIIGMGEEMSDRLDMAFELRGLGVESIPVNVLMAIPGTPLQDCPQLPEPEILRTIALFRFINPKANIRLAGGRNAMTDCGRLALHAGANASITGNMLTTSGNTVEEDFEMFTKAGFQLRRQVRV, encoded by the coding sequence ATGGGTATTGTGCAGATTTGGAAAAACAAGATTCTGTCCGGCGAAGAAATTGATTGCGCCGGAGCAGAAGCATTATTGGAGGCTCCGCTCGAAGAATTATGTGAAGCCGCAAACGAAATCCGTGAAAAGCTGAACGGCAACACTTTGGATACCTGCTCGATTTTAAACGGAAAGAGCGGCTTATGTACCGAAAACTGTAAGTATTGCGCACAGGCCCGCGGCCATAACACCGGGGTGGAGGAATATCCTCTCCTCACGGTAGCCCGCATTGTGGAAGAAGGTCTGCAAACTGCCGATGCGGGAGTGGATCGTTTTTCGGTCGTTACCTCCGGCGTTCGAGTGTCTGATTCTGAGGTTGACGCTTTGTGCCGTGCCTATGCAAAAATTCATGAGCAATCGGATATTCAGCTGTGCGCTTCTCATGGCTTGATCAACTACGAACAGTTTCTGCGCCTGAAGGATGCCGGTATTACCCGCATTCACAATAACCTTGAAACCTCCCGGCGGTTTTTCCCTCAGGTTTGTACCACCCATACGTATGACGATAAGATCAACACCATCCGGGCGGCGCAAAAGGCGGGGCTTGAAATTTGCAGCGGCGGTATTATCGGAATGGGCGAAGAAATGAGCGATCGTTTGGATATGGCTTTTGAGCTGCGCGGCCTAGGGGTTGAGTCAATCCCCGTCAACGTGCTGATGGCGATTCCGGGAACTCCTCTGCAGGATTGCCCACAGCTGCCGGAGCCTGAAATCCTGCGCACGATCGCACTGTTCCGGTTTATTAATCCTAAGGCCAATATCCGTCTGGCGGGCGGGCGAAATGCTATGACAGACTGCGGCCGATTGGCTCTGCACGCCGGGGCTAACGCTTCCATTACCGGGAATATGCTCACCACCTCCGGCAATACGGTGGAAGAGGATTTCGAGATGTTCACCAAGGCCGGTTT